Proteins co-encoded in one Arachis hypogaea cultivar Tifrunner chromosome 11, arahy.Tifrunner.gnm2.J5K5, whole genome shotgun sequence genomic window:
- the LOC140176090 gene encoding uncharacterized protein → MGAIPEKCGDPGPCLVTCTIDGVQFVDCMCDLHAYVSIMPLSVYDTLKLPPLKRSTARFVLADKSIISIVGNVEDVLVYSPLVSCSKLYAIHSWRKARLITVLEKSAPKVIARNQLPETKLSFSRYPYRNNWRPPWGREYKTLFLYYRPQISHLEVMAEQPPPSPSELLRMVTELRRAVAEENQRMANQIANLNNARTENNDRQERTEEAEQQSGPTHVSDTARNEGEQPEHNEDTQKNIGDDDQETSPGPFTAEVMNFVLPRRFTLPTTLTPYDGLGDPKKYIKKFTSIMIVNGASDKVLCRCFPSYLDGPALDWFCSLPAGSISRFRDISKPFEEHFAGSAIYLHDSDYLNTIKQGQHESLKDYITRFTKIAISIPDLHPEVELHAIKSGLRPGKFQETIAVAKPKTMAEFREKARGQIDIEELRQARKTERPHYKDDDKPRDSKKNFKPIPRYETYTKFNTKRDDIIKEILNSKLIKPPRKAGNYPDSKGTDHSKYCSFHQKHGHNTDDCIIAKDLLERLARQGHLDKFIGGHMQRRLSAPGDQGSAAQHNRDRDRPNHNHPDLPSRTINCISGGFAGGGATSSARKRSYRAILSINTDQSPPTSPQITFQTGDHDYSITNLDDPVVISLQLGDLLIKKVLLDPGSSADVLFYSTFQKMKLSDNIIRPSTGDLVGFSGERVPVMGSVWLQTTLGKFPSSKTSDIQYLVVDCFSTYNIILGRPFLNKFGAIVSTIHLCVKFPLQDNTIATIHSDAREARECYNNSLKKPHRNTKAQIHNIGNINNQHMLADLDPRAGTLERPTPTEDLDKIYFTENTDKFTYVGSTLSSEEKSSFQAFLQQNADLFAWTPADMPGIDPSIISHKLALDPSIRPIAQKRRNLGHDRKQASLEETKKLISAGFIREIRFTTWLANVVMVKKHNGKWRMCVDFTDLNKACPKDSYPLPSIDCLVDNASGFEKLSFMDAYSGATYQRLMDKVFAKQIGKNVEVYVDDMVAKTKIGNNHLDDLTEIFGQLRQYNMRLNPEKCAFGVQSGKFLGFMLTSRGIEANPEKCRAILDMTSPQTIKEVQRLTGRLAALSRFLPCLASKSSCFFQTLKTKRAFQWTDECEQAFTTLKETLSKPPILHTPLQGEPLLLYLSVTNWAISSALVAEREQKQLPIYFTSKTLQNAELRYPTIEKLALALVFSARRLRPYFQSHEIHVRTDQPLRQVLQKPELAGRLVKWSVELSEFDIKYESRASIKSQFLADFIAEFSVPKITDDYIEWSLYVDGSSNPHGCGAGIILDDDHGNVIEHSLHFSFKASNNQSEYEALIAGLTLAADLNITEIKVYCDSLLVVQQHIPRESNGRADILSKLASTQPDRSSFYQSTLLKPSIEITHVLSVTQEADWRSPYIQYLQTGTLPGDVGHTRQFRRQASFFTIYNNCLYKRGFSRPLLRCLCRSEAELALAEAHEGVCGTHLGARSLHSKILRAGLYWPTIRQDCHTKVKNCVNCQKHSPITHLPAELLHCSEVSWPFNQWGIDILGPFPTAAGQVKFLVVAIDYFSKWIEAQPLAKITSQQILSFVWKCIICRFGIPRHIITDNGRQFADQKFTSFLQNLKIKQHFSSVEHPQTNGLAEAANKVILHALRKKLNDAKGLWAELIPEIIWGYNTTIHSTTKETPFRLVYGSDAMIPVEISQSSLRTELADLTTQDKARQAELDLIEDLRSSAAIKHLAMQQHIARKYNQRLQPRSFQVHDLVLRKTEQARKPTAHGKLAANWEGPYRITKVIGNGAYRLQTLEGNDLPNTWNVSSLKLYYS, encoded by the exons ATGGGTGCTATACCGGAGAAATGTGGTGATCCCGGTCCTTGTCTAGTTACTTGCACTATAGATGGTGTACAATTtgttgattgcatgtgtgatctaCATGCTTATGTTAGCATTATGCCTTTGTCTGTTTATGATACATTGAAGCTTCCACCGTTGAAACGGTCGACGGcccgttttgttttggcagacAAAAGTATAATCTCTATAGTTGGCAATGTGGAAGATGTCTTA gtatacTCCCCCCTTGTTTCTTGCTCAAAGCTCTACGCGATTCACTCTTGGAGAAAAGCTCGGCTTATCACGGTACTTGAGAAGTCGGCCCCGAAGGTAATAGCTCGGAACCAACTTCCAGAGACTAAGCTCTCCTTCTCCAGGTATCCATACAggaacaattggcgcccaccgtggggccgagaaTATAAAACTCTCTTCCTATATTATCGGCCTCAAATTTCCCATCTTGAAGTCATGGCTGAACAACCTCCACCCTCGCCATCCGAATTGCTCCGGATGGTGACCGAGTTGCGACGAGCCGTGGCTGAAGAGAACCAAAGAATGGCAAATCAAATCGCCAACTTGAATAATGCTCGAACTGAAAACAATGATCGACAAGAACGGACAGAAGAAGCCGAGCAGCAGTCAGGGCCAACACATGTCTCAGACACTGCTCGGAACGAAGGGGAGCAGCCCGAACATAATGAAGATACTCAGAAAAACATCGGAGATGACGATCAGGAAACCTCCCCTGGACCATTCACGGCAGAAGTGATGAACTTCGTGCTACCCCGAAGGTTTACCCTGCCAACCACCTTAACTCCGTATGATGGGTTAGGTGATCCGAAGAAATACATCAAAAAGTTCACCTCCATAATGATAGTAAACGGTGCATCTGATAAAGTTTTATGTCGCTGTTTTCCATCTTATTTAGACGgccctgcacttgattggttttgttctttgcctgcaGGTTCTATCTCTCGATTCCGAGACATATCAAAACCCTTTGAGGAACACTTTGCTGGATCCGCCATCTACCTCCACGATTCCGATTATCTGAACACAATCAAGCAAGGCCAACATGAAAGCCTCAAGGACTACATCACGCGCTTCACAAAGATAGCCATAAGCATACCTGACCTCCACCCCGAAGTAGAACTGCACGCCATCAAAAGTGGATTAAGACCAGGAAAGTTCCAAGAAACCATTGCTGTGGCCAAACCAAAAACTATGGCCGAATTCCGTGAAAAAGCTAGGGGACAGATTGACATTGAAGAacttcgacaagctcggaaaaCAGAAAGGCCTCACTATAAGGACGACGACAAGCCACGGGACAGCAAGAAGAATTTCAAACCAATCCCACGATATGAGACCTACACCAAATTCAACACCAAGCGCGATGACATCATCAAGGAGATCTTGAATTCGAAGTTAATCAAGCCACCACGAAAAGCTGGCAACTACCCAGATTCAAAAGGCACAGACCACTCGAAATACTGCTCTTTCCACCAGAAGCACGGACATAATACCGACGACTGCATCATCGCCAAAGACCTGCTAGAGCGATTAGCTCGGCAAGGTCATCTGGACAAATTCATCGGCGGACACATGCAGCGGCGACTATCTGCCCCAGGAGATCAGGGCTCGGCTGCACAACATAACCGAGATAGAGACCGACCAAACCATAACCATCCCGATTTACCATCACGTACAATTAACTGTATTTCCGGAGGTTTTGCAGGTGGAGGAGCCACAAGTTCAGCAAGGAAAAGATCTTACCGAGCTATCCTCTCCATCAACACCGACCAATCGCCACCTACATCTCCACAGATAACATTCCAAACAGGCGATCATGACTACAGCATAACAAATCTGGATGATCCAGTCGTAATCTCCCTACAGCTCGGAGATCTCCTCATTAAAAAGGTGTTGCTCGACCCAGGCAGCAGCGCCGATGTCCTCTTTTACTCGACCTTTCAGAAAATGAAACTGAGCGATAATATCATCCGACCCTCCACTGGTGACTTAGTAGGATTCTCAGGTGAGCGAGTCCCGGTAATGGGatctgtgtggttacaaaccacacttggTAAGTTCCCTTCATCAAAAACTTCGGACATTCAATACTTAGTTGTTGATTGCTTCAGTACCTATAATATTATACTTGGCCGACCTTTTTTAAATAAGTTCGGCGCTATAGTATCTACAATTCATCTCTGCGTTAAGTTCCCTTTGCAGGATAACACAATTGCAACCATTCATAGTGACGCCCGAGAGGCCAGGGAGTGCTACAACAATAGCCTCAAAAAACCTCATCGTAACACAAAGGCCCAAATCCACAACATCGGCAACATTAACAACCAACACATGTTGGCAGACCTTGATCCTAGAGCAGGAACACTGGAAAGGCCAACCCCAACAGAAGACCTGGATAAAATCTACTTCACAGAAAACACGGATAAATTTACATACGTCGGATCAACATTATCTTCAGAAGAAAAATCTTCGTTCCAAGCATTCTTACAACAAAATGCCGACCTATTTGCATGGACCCCAGCCGATATGCCGGGCATCGATCCATCCATCATATCCCACAAGTTAGCATTAGATCCATCTATCCGACCTATAGCACAGAAAAGGAGAAACCTCGGACACGACCGAAAGCAAGCTTCCCTAGAAGAAACCAAGAAGCTCATCAGTGCGGGCTTCATCCGAGAAATCAGATTCACAACATGGCTGGCGAACGTCGTCATGGTTAAAAAACAtaacggtaaatggcgcatgtgcgttgATTTcacagatctcaacaaagcatgccccaaagattCCTACCCTTTACCATCTATTGATTGTTTAGTTGATAATGCCTCTGGTTTTGAGAAACTtagctttatggatgcatattctg gtgcaacgtATCAACGTCTAATGGACAAAGTCTTCGCCAAACAAATCGGCAAGAACGTTGAGGTCTACGTTGACGATATGGTCGCCAAGACAAAGATCGGCAACAACCACCTTGATGACCTCACAGAAATCTTCGGGCAACTAAGACAATACAACATGCGGTTAAATCCCGAAAAGTGCGCATTCGGGGTTCAAAGTGGTaaattcctcggcttcatgcTCACTAGCCGAGGTATTGAGGCAAATCCTGAGAAATGCCGAGCAATTTTAGACATGACAAGCCCACAAACCATCAAGGAAGTCCAGCGGTTAACAGGGAGACTTGCTGCACTTTCTAGATTCTTGCCCTGCCTAGCTTCTAAATCATCATGTTTCTTCCAAACCTTAAAAACAAAAAGAGCTTTTCAATGGACTGATGAATGTGAACAAGCATTTACAACCTTAAAAGAGACTCTTTCAAAACCACCAATTTTACACACACCCCTACAAGGGGAGCCACTATTATTATATTTGTCTGTCACTAACTGGGCTATAAGCTCTGCTCTTGTTGCAGAAAGGGAACAGAAGCAGCTCCCAATCTATTTCACCAGCAAAACCTTACAGAACGCAGAGCTCCGTTACCCGACCATTGAAAAGCTAGCACTCGCACTTGTCTTCTCAGCCAGAAGACTCCGACCATACTTTCAGAGCCATGAAATCCATGTTAGGACAGATCAACCTTTACGACAAGTACTACAGAAACCTGAATTGGCTGGCCGACTAGTCAAATGGTCGGTGGAACTGTCAGAATTTGACATCAAATACGAAAGCCGAGCATCCATCAAATCACAGttcttggccgacttcattgccgaGTTCTCAGTCCCAAAGATAACTGACGATTACATTGAATGGTCTTTATACGTCGACGGATCCTCCAACCCACACGGGTGTGGCGCAGGTATTATACTTGACGATGACCACGGCAACGTCATCGAACATTCCCTCCACTTCTCATTTAAAGCAAGCAACAATCAAAGTGAGTATGAAGCACTAATTGCCGGCCTTACACTCGCTGCCGACCTTAACATCACCGAAATTAAGGTATACTGCGACTCCCTCCTTGTCGTCCAACAGCACATACCAAGGGAGAGTAACGGCCGAGCTGACATTCTATCTAAACTCGCCAGTACTCAACCAGACAGGTCATCATTTTATCAATCAACATTACTTAAACCGAGCATTGAAATAACCCATGTCTTAAGTGTGACACAGGAAGCAGACTGGAGATCTCCATACATACAATATCTCCAAACAGGGACCCTCCCAGGCGACGTCGGACACACTCGACAGTTTCGACGACAAGCTTCCTTTTTTACAATTTATAATAACTGCCTATATAAACGAGGATTCTCTCGTCCACTACTTAGATGTCTTTGCAGATCAGAAGCAGAGCTTGCGCTTGCGGAGGCACATGAAGGGGTCTGTGGAACACACCTCGGAGCCCGAAGTCTACATTCAAAAATCCTCAGAGCTGGATTGTACTGGCCGACTATCAGGCAAGATTGTCACACAAAAGTCAAAAATTGTGTCAATTGCCAAAAACACAGCCCGATAACACATCTCCCGGCCGAACTCTTACACTGCTCAGAGGTTAGCTGGCCATTCAACCAATGGGGAATTGATATCCTCGGACCTTTCCCCACAGCTGCAGGACAGGTAAAATTCCTTGTAGTAgcaattgattatttttccaaatggatagaagcacaacCTCTAGCCAAGATTACATCACAACAAATTCTTTCCTTTGTTTGGAAATGCATTATCTGTCGATTCGGCATTCCTCGGCACATTATCACTGATAATGGTCGCCAGTTTGCCGATCAAAAATTCACATCATTTTTGCAGAacttaaaaatcaaacagcacTTCTCGTCAGTAGAACACCCACAAACAAACGGGCTAGCTGaagccgcaaataaagtcataTTACACGCGCTAAGGAAGAAACTGAACGATGCAAAGGGTCTATGGGCCGAGCTTATCCCAGAAATCATATGGGGGTACAATACAACAATTCACTCAACCACAAAGGAAACACCTTTCCGCTTGGTCTACGGCTCAGACGCAATGATACCTGTGGAGATCTCTCAATCCTCACTACGCACAGAATTGGCCGACCTAACTACACAAGACAAAGCTCGGCAAGCCGAACTTGATCTCATTGAAGATCTCCGATCATCTGCAGCAATCAAACATTTAGCAATGCAACAGCACATCGCCCGTAAATATAATCAAAGACTACAACCAAGATCTTTCCAAGTCCACGACCTAGTACTCAGAAAAACAGAACAAGCTAGGAAACCTACAGCGCATGGCAAACTAGCAGCTAATTGGGAGGGCCCTTACAGAATCACAAAAGTAATCGGCAACGGAGCTTATCGACTACAAACATTAGAGGGTAATGATCTCCCTAACACTTGGAATGTATCTTCCTTAAAGTTATATTACAGCTAA